Proteins encoded within one genomic window of Oncorhynchus nerka isolate Pitt River linkage group LG17, Oner_Uvic_2.0, whole genome shotgun sequence:
- the LOC115144886 gene encoding transcription factor E2-alpha-like isoform X9 translates to MNEQPQQRMAAVGTQDKELNDLLDFSAMFAPPVANGKNRPTTLASSQFGGSALDERSSSGSWGPGEQNSPSFNQGRGYGDGSHYNEHEGLSSPFLSSGIGGKNERVPYSSFGGQPGFLPSDIAMPSPDSMSPSGLKSASQFYPGSYPNNPRRRPPDGQLDTQPKKIRKPPGLPSSVYASSSGDEYARDNGGYPGTKPGSVYPGSFYMQEGLHPSSDPWASSGPLGQSGYSAMLGNSPHIGQPGSFSAINPQDRMKRQPLPLSPQNYPLHGSEVNGSLAPGFHSGSGSYNHTSSINGADSIMANRGTTAGSSGDEIGKALASIYPSDHNSNNFSSTPSTPVGSPQGIAGAASQWPRPSGQSALSPNYEGQLHALQNKMEDRLEEAIHVLRSHAVQGPPGLGGGAHSDMHSLLSAVSSVHNGGLGGLSQAFSNAGLALSNRHPTMGGNHQEEPTGLPPSSTLLHGHHASGPPQSTGQPEGFTSLPGSVARSTHSSSGSDIKREDKEDDENSSIADKSEDEKKETKRIRASQEDEDDEDLPPEVKVEREKERRVANNARERLRVRDINEAFKELGRMCQLHLSNDKPQTKLLILHQAVNVILNLEQQVRERNLNPKAACLKRREEEKVSGVVGESPMQLSGGHPGMGGDGHNPVSHM, encoded by the exons ATGAACGAGCAGCCGCAGCAGAGAATGGCTGCAGTGGGAACACAAGACAAGGAACTCAACGACCTCCTGGATTTCAGTGCG ATGTTTGCACCACCTGTGGCTAATGGGAAGAACAGACCGACGACACTCGCTAGCAGTCAGTTTGGTGGATCAG CTCTGGACGAGCGCAGTAGCTCTGGATCCTGGGGCCCTGGAGAACAGAACAGCCCCTCCTTCAACCAAGGACGG GGCTACGGAGATGGCTCCCACTACAATGAGCATGAGGGCCTGTCATCTCCCTTCCTCAGTTCAGGAATCGGAG GTAAAAATGAGAGGGTACCATACTCTTCGTTTGGAGGCCAG CCTGGCTTCCTACCCAGTGACATCGCCATGCCCAGTCCAGATTCCATGTCCCCCTCTGGGCTAAAGTCTGCCTCTCAGTTCTACCCCGGATCGTACCCCAACAACCCCAGGAGGAGGCCTCCCGATGGCCAGCTAG ACACCCAACCGAAGAAGATCCGGAAACCCCCTGGCCTGCCTTCCTCG GTGTATGCCTCTTCCTCCGGGGATGAGTATGCCCGTGACAACGGAGGATATCCTGGCACCAAACCTGGCTCTGTCTACCCAGGCTCTTTTTACATGCAAG AGGGACTCCACCCCTCCTCTGACCCTTGGGCCTCCTCAGGACCTTTGGGTCAGTCTGGCTACTCTGCCATGCTGGGGAACTCTCCCCACATCGGCCAGCCCGGATCCTTCTCTGCCATCAACCCACAGGACAGGATG AAGCGTCAACCCCTGCCTCTGTCCCCACAGAACTACCCTCTCCACGGCAGTGAGGTGAACGGCAGTCTCGCGCCCGGCTTCCACTCTGGGTCTGGGAGCTACAACCACACATCCTCCATCAACGGCGCAGACAGCATCATGG CCAATAGAGGCACCACTGCAGGGAGCTCAGGGGATGAGATTGGGAAGGCTCTTGCTTCA ATCTACCCCTCGGACCACAACAGTAACAACTtctcctccacaccctccaccccAGTGGGCTCACCCCAGGGAATTGCAG GAGCTGCATCTCAATGGCCAAGACCTTCAGGGCAGTCTGCCCTGTCACCCAACTATGAAGGGCAACTGCATGCCCTG CAGAACAAAATGGAGGACCGCCTGGAGGAGGCCATCCACGTGCTGCGTAGCCACGCTGTCCAAGGCCCTCCCGGCCTGGGAGGAGGAGCCCACTCTGACATGCACAGCCTGCTGAGCGCTGTGTCGTCTGTACACAACGGTGGCCTGGGAGGTCTCTCTCAGGCCTTCTCCAATGCTGGCCTTGCCCTCAGCAACAGACACCCTACCATG GGAGGGAACCACCAGGAGGAGCCCACAGGCCTTCCTCCCAGCAGTACCCTGCTGCACGGTCACCACGCCTCCGGACCCCCACAGTCCACTGGACAACCAGAGGGCTTCACCA GTCTGCCAGGAAGTGTGGCCCGCTCCACACACTCGTCCAGCGGGTCGGACATCAAGCGGGAGGACAAGGAGGACGACGAGAACTCCTCCATCGCTGACAAGTCTGAGGACGAGAAGAAAGAAACCAAACGCATCAGAGCAAG TCAAGAGGATGAGGATGACGAGGACCTTCCTCCTGAGGTAAAGGTAGAGCGTGAGAAAGAGCGGCGAGTGGCCAACAACGCCCGCGAGCGGCTGCGAGTGCGAGACATCAACGAGGCTTTCAAGGAGCTGGGCCGCATGTGCCAGCTGCACCTCAGCAACGACAAACCTCAGACCAAACTGCTCATCCTGCATCAAGCCGTCAACGTCATTCTCAACCTGGAGCAGCAAGTCAGAG AACGCAACCTGAACCCTAAAGCAGCTTGTCTGAAGCGACGGGAGGAGGAGAAAGTctctggggtggtgggggagtcCCCCATGCAGCTCTCAGGAGGCCACCCCGGCATGGGGGGAGATGGCCATAACCCAGTCAGCCATATGTAA
- the LOC115144886 gene encoding transcription factor E2-alpha-like isoform X8, with amino-acid sequence MFAPPVANGKNRPTTLASSQFGGSALDERSSSGSWGPGEQNSPSFNQGRGYGDGSHYNEHEGLSSPFLSSGIGGKNERVPYSSFGGQPGFLPSDIAMPSPDSMSPSGLKSASQFYPGSYPNNPRRRPPDGQLDTQPKKIRKPPGLPSSVYASSSGDEYARDNGGYPGTKPGSVYPGSFYMQEGLHPSSDPWASSGPLGQSGYSAMLGNSPHIGQPGSFSAINPQDRMVRTTPHYKRQPLPLSPQNYPLHGSEVNGSLAPGFHSGSGSYNHTSSINGADSIMANRGTTAGSSGDEIGKALASIYPSDHNSNNFSSTPSTPVGSPQGIAGAASQWPRPSGQSALSPNYEGQLHALQNKMEDRLEEAIHVLRSHAVQGPPGLGGGAHSDMHSLLSAVSSVHNGGLGGLSQAFSNAGLALSNRHPTMGGNHQEEPTGLPPSSTLLHGHHASGPPQSTGQPEGFTSLPGSVARSTHSSSGSDIKREDKEDDENSSIADKSEDEKKETKRIRARKEALTLQILSGLSGLSDPGDDQEDEDDEDLPPEVKVEREKERRVANNARERLRVRDINEAFKELGRMCQLHLSNDKPQTKLLILHQAVNVILNLEQQVRERNLNPKAACLKRREEEKVSGVVGESPMQLSGGHPGMGGDGHNPVSHM; translated from the exons ATGTTTGCACCACCTGTGGCTAATGGGAAGAACAGACCGACGACACTCGCTAGCAGTCAGTTTGGTGGATCAG CTCTGGACGAGCGCAGTAGCTCTGGATCCTGGGGCCCTGGAGAACAGAACAGCCCCTCCTTCAACCAAGGACGG GGCTACGGAGATGGCTCCCACTACAATGAGCATGAGGGCCTGTCATCTCCCTTCCTCAGTTCAGGAATCGGAG GTAAAAATGAGAGGGTACCATACTCTTCGTTTGGAGGCCAG CCTGGCTTCCTACCCAGTGACATCGCCATGCCCAGTCCAGATTCCATGTCCCCCTCTGGGCTAAAGTCTGCCTCTCAGTTCTACCCCGGATCGTACCCCAACAACCCCAGGAGGAGGCCTCCCGATGGCCAGCTAG ACACCCAACCGAAGAAGATCCGGAAACCCCCTGGCCTGCCTTCCTCG GTGTATGCCTCTTCCTCCGGGGATGAGTATGCCCGTGACAACGGAGGATATCCTGGCACCAAACCTGGCTCTGTCTACCCAGGCTCTTTTTACATGCAAG AGGGACTCCACCCCTCCTCTGACCCTTGGGCCTCCTCAGGACCTTTGGGTCAGTCTGGCTACTCTGCCATGCTGGGGAACTCTCCCCACATCGGCCAGCCCGGATCCTTCTCTGCCATCAACCCACAGGACAGGATGGTGAGGACAACCCCACACTAT AAGCGTCAACCCCTGCCTCTGTCCCCACAGAACTACCCTCTCCACGGCAGTGAGGTGAACGGCAGTCTCGCGCCCGGCTTCCACTCTGGGTCTGGGAGCTACAACCACACATCCTCCATCAACGGCGCAGACAGCATCATGG CCAATAGAGGCACCACTGCAGGGAGCTCAGGGGATGAGATTGGGAAGGCTCTTGCTTCA ATCTACCCCTCGGACCACAACAGTAACAACTtctcctccacaccctccaccccAGTGGGCTCACCCCAGGGAATTGCAG GAGCTGCATCTCAATGGCCAAGACCTTCAGGGCAGTCTGCCCTGTCACCCAACTATGAAGGGCAACTGCATGCCCTG CAGAACAAAATGGAGGACCGCCTGGAGGAGGCCATCCACGTGCTGCGTAGCCACGCTGTCCAAGGCCCTCCCGGCCTGGGAGGAGGAGCCCACTCTGACATGCACAGCCTGCTGAGCGCTGTGTCGTCTGTACACAACGGTGGCCTGGGAGGTCTCTCTCAGGCCTTCTCCAATGCTGGCCTTGCCCTCAGCAACAGACACCCTACCATG GGAGGGAACCACCAGGAGGAGCCCACAGGCCTTCCTCCCAGCAGTACCCTGCTGCACGGTCACCACGCCTCCGGACCCCCACAGTCCACTGGACAACCAGAGGGCTTCACCA GTCTGCCAGGAAGTGTGGCCCGCTCCACACACTCGTCCAGCGGGTCGGACATCAAGCGGGAGGACAAGGAGGACGACGAGAACTCCTCCATCGCTGACAAGTCTGAGGACGAGAAGAAAGAAACCAAACGCATCAGAGCAAG AAAGGAGGCGTTGACCCTCCAGATCCTCTCTGGCCTCTCAGGCCTGTCAGACCCGGGAGATGA TCAAGAGGATGAGGATGACGAGGACCTTCCTCCTGAGGTAAAGGTAGAGCGTGAGAAAGAGCGGCGAGTGGCCAACAACGCCCGCGAGCGGCTGCGAGTGCGAGACATCAACGAGGCTTTCAAGGAGCTGGGCCGCATGTGCCAGCTGCACCTCAGCAACGACAAACCTCAGACCAAACTGCTCATCCTGCATCAAGCCGTCAACGTCATTCTCAACCTGGAGCAGCAAGTCAGAG AACGCAACCTGAACCCTAAAGCAGCTTGTCTGAAGCGACGGGAGGAGGAGAAAGTctctggggtggtgggggagtcCCCCATGCAGCTCTCAGGAGGCCACCCCGGCATGGGGGGAGATGGCCATAACCCAGTCAGCCATATGTAA
- the LOC115144886 gene encoding transcription factor E2-alpha-like isoform X7: protein MNEQPQQRMAAVGTQDKELNDLLDFSAMFAPPVANGKNRPTTLASSQFGGSALDERSSSGSWGPGEQNSPSFNQGRGYGDGSHYNEHEGLSSPFLSSGIGGKNERVPYSSFGGQPGFLPSDIAMPSPDSMSPSGLKSASQFYPGSYPNNPRRRPPDGQLDTQPKKIRKPPGLPSSVYASSSGDEYARDNGGYPGTKPGSVYPGSFYMQEGLHPSSDPWASSGPLGQSGYSAMLGNSPHIGQPGSFSAINPQDRMVRTTPHYKRQPLPLSPQNYPLHGSEVNGSLAPGFHSGSGSYNHTSSINGADSIMANRGTTAGSSGDEIGKALASIYPSDHNSNNFSSTPSTPVGSPQGIAGAASQWPRPSGQSALSPNYEGQLHALQNKMEDRLEEAIHVLRSHAVQGPPGLGGGAHSDMHSLLSAVSSVHNGGLGGLSQAFSNAGLALSNRHPTMGGNHQEEPTGLPPSSTLLHGHHASGPPQSTGQPEGFTSLPGSVARSTHSSSGSDIKREDKEDDENSSIADKSEDEKKETKRIRASQEDEDDEDLPPEVKVEREKERRVANNARERLRVRDINEAFKELGRMCQLHLSNDKPQTKLLILHQAVNVILNLEQQVRERNLNPKAACLKRREEEKVSGVVGESPMQLSGGHPGMGGDGHNPVSHM, encoded by the exons ATGAACGAGCAGCCGCAGCAGAGAATGGCTGCAGTGGGAACACAAGACAAGGAACTCAACGACCTCCTGGATTTCAGTGCG ATGTTTGCACCACCTGTGGCTAATGGGAAGAACAGACCGACGACACTCGCTAGCAGTCAGTTTGGTGGATCAG CTCTGGACGAGCGCAGTAGCTCTGGATCCTGGGGCCCTGGAGAACAGAACAGCCCCTCCTTCAACCAAGGACGG GGCTACGGAGATGGCTCCCACTACAATGAGCATGAGGGCCTGTCATCTCCCTTCCTCAGTTCAGGAATCGGAG GTAAAAATGAGAGGGTACCATACTCTTCGTTTGGAGGCCAG CCTGGCTTCCTACCCAGTGACATCGCCATGCCCAGTCCAGATTCCATGTCCCCCTCTGGGCTAAAGTCTGCCTCTCAGTTCTACCCCGGATCGTACCCCAACAACCCCAGGAGGAGGCCTCCCGATGGCCAGCTAG ACACCCAACCGAAGAAGATCCGGAAACCCCCTGGCCTGCCTTCCTCG GTGTATGCCTCTTCCTCCGGGGATGAGTATGCCCGTGACAACGGAGGATATCCTGGCACCAAACCTGGCTCTGTCTACCCAGGCTCTTTTTACATGCAAG AGGGACTCCACCCCTCCTCTGACCCTTGGGCCTCCTCAGGACCTTTGGGTCAGTCTGGCTACTCTGCCATGCTGGGGAACTCTCCCCACATCGGCCAGCCCGGATCCTTCTCTGCCATCAACCCACAGGACAGGATGGTGAGGACAACCCCACACTAT AAGCGTCAACCCCTGCCTCTGTCCCCACAGAACTACCCTCTCCACGGCAGTGAGGTGAACGGCAGTCTCGCGCCCGGCTTCCACTCTGGGTCTGGGAGCTACAACCACACATCCTCCATCAACGGCGCAGACAGCATCATGG CCAATAGAGGCACCACTGCAGGGAGCTCAGGGGATGAGATTGGGAAGGCTCTTGCTTCA ATCTACCCCTCGGACCACAACAGTAACAACTtctcctccacaccctccaccccAGTGGGCTCACCCCAGGGAATTGCAG GAGCTGCATCTCAATGGCCAAGACCTTCAGGGCAGTCTGCCCTGTCACCCAACTATGAAGGGCAACTGCATGCCCTG CAGAACAAAATGGAGGACCGCCTGGAGGAGGCCATCCACGTGCTGCGTAGCCACGCTGTCCAAGGCCCTCCCGGCCTGGGAGGAGGAGCCCACTCTGACATGCACAGCCTGCTGAGCGCTGTGTCGTCTGTACACAACGGTGGCCTGGGAGGTCTCTCTCAGGCCTTCTCCAATGCTGGCCTTGCCCTCAGCAACAGACACCCTACCATG GGAGGGAACCACCAGGAGGAGCCCACAGGCCTTCCTCCCAGCAGTACCCTGCTGCACGGTCACCACGCCTCCGGACCCCCACAGTCCACTGGACAACCAGAGGGCTTCACCA GTCTGCCAGGAAGTGTGGCCCGCTCCACACACTCGTCCAGCGGGTCGGACATCAAGCGGGAGGACAAGGAGGACGACGAGAACTCCTCCATCGCTGACAAGTCTGAGGACGAGAAGAAAGAAACCAAACGCATCAGAGCAAG TCAAGAGGATGAGGATGACGAGGACCTTCCTCCTGAGGTAAAGGTAGAGCGTGAGAAAGAGCGGCGAGTGGCCAACAACGCCCGCGAGCGGCTGCGAGTGCGAGACATCAACGAGGCTTTCAAGGAGCTGGGCCGCATGTGCCAGCTGCACCTCAGCAACGACAAACCTCAGACCAAACTGCTCATCCTGCATCAAGCCGTCAACGTCATTCTCAACCTGGAGCAGCAAGTCAGAG AACGCAACCTGAACCCTAAAGCAGCTTGTCTGAAGCGACGGGAGGAGGAGAAAGTctctggggtggtgggggagtcCCCCATGCAGCTCTCAGGAGGCCACCCCGGCATGGGGGGAGATGGCCATAACCCAGTCAGCCATATGTAA
- the LOC115144886 gene encoding transcription factor E2-alpha-like isoform X2: MNEQPQQRMAAVGTQDKELNDLLDFSAMFAPPVANGKNRPTTLASSQFGGSALDERSSSGSWGPGEQNSPSFNQGRGYGDGSHYNEHEGLSSPFLSSGIGGKNERVPYSSFGGQPGFLPSDIAMPSPDSMSPSGLKSASQFYPGSYPNNPRRRPPDGQLDTQPKKIRKPPGLPSSVYASSSGDEYARDNGGYPGTKPGSVYPGSFYMQEGLHPSSDPWASSGPLGQSGYSAMLGNSPHIGQPGSFSAINPQDRMVRTTPHYKRQPLPLSPQNYPLHGSEVNGSLAPGFHSGSGSYNHTSSINGADSIMANRGTTAGSSGDEIGKALASIYPSDHNSNNFSSTPSTPVGSPQGIAGAASQWPRPSGQSALSPNYEGQLHALQNKMEDRLEEAIHVLRSHAVQGPPGLGGGAHSDMHSLLSAVSSVHNGGLGGLSQAFSNAGLALSNRHPTMGGNHQEEPTGLPPSSTLLHGHHASGPPQSTGQPEGFTSLPGSVARSTHSSSGSDIKREDKEDDENSSIADKSEDEKKETKRIRARKEALTLQILSGLSGLSDPGDDQEDEDDEDLPPEVKVEREKERRVANNARERLRVRDINEAFKELGRMCQLHLSNDKPQTKLLILHQAVNVILNLEQQVRERNLNPKAACLKRREEEKVSGVVGESPMQLSGGHPGMGGDGHNPVSHM, translated from the exons ATGAACGAGCAGCCGCAGCAGAGAATGGCTGCAGTGGGAACACAAGACAAGGAACTCAACGACCTCCTGGATTTCAGTGCG ATGTTTGCACCACCTGTGGCTAATGGGAAGAACAGACCGACGACACTCGCTAGCAGTCAGTTTGGTGGATCAG CTCTGGACGAGCGCAGTAGCTCTGGATCCTGGGGCCCTGGAGAACAGAACAGCCCCTCCTTCAACCAAGGACGG GGCTACGGAGATGGCTCCCACTACAATGAGCATGAGGGCCTGTCATCTCCCTTCCTCAGTTCAGGAATCGGAG GTAAAAATGAGAGGGTACCATACTCTTCGTTTGGAGGCCAG CCTGGCTTCCTACCCAGTGACATCGCCATGCCCAGTCCAGATTCCATGTCCCCCTCTGGGCTAAAGTCTGCCTCTCAGTTCTACCCCGGATCGTACCCCAACAACCCCAGGAGGAGGCCTCCCGATGGCCAGCTAG ACACCCAACCGAAGAAGATCCGGAAACCCCCTGGCCTGCCTTCCTCG GTGTATGCCTCTTCCTCCGGGGATGAGTATGCCCGTGACAACGGAGGATATCCTGGCACCAAACCTGGCTCTGTCTACCCAGGCTCTTTTTACATGCAAG AGGGACTCCACCCCTCCTCTGACCCTTGGGCCTCCTCAGGACCTTTGGGTCAGTCTGGCTACTCTGCCATGCTGGGGAACTCTCCCCACATCGGCCAGCCCGGATCCTTCTCTGCCATCAACCCACAGGACAGGATGGTGAGGACAACCCCACACTAT AAGCGTCAACCCCTGCCTCTGTCCCCACAGAACTACCCTCTCCACGGCAGTGAGGTGAACGGCAGTCTCGCGCCCGGCTTCCACTCTGGGTCTGGGAGCTACAACCACACATCCTCCATCAACGGCGCAGACAGCATCATGG CCAATAGAGGCACCACTGCAGGGAGCTCAGGGGATGAGATTGGGAAGGCTCTTGCTTCA ATCTACCCCTCGGACCACAACAGTAACAACTtctcctccacaccctccaccccAGTGGGCTCACCCCAGGGAATTGCAG GAGCTGCATCTCAATGGCCAAGACCTTCAGGGCAGTCTGCCCTGTCACCCAACTATGAAGGGCAACTGCATGCCCTG CAGAACAAAATGGAGGACCGCCTGGAGGAGGCCATCCACGTGCTGCGTAGCCACGCTGTCCAAGGCCCTCCCGGCCTGGGAGGAGGAGCCCACTCTGACATGCACAGCCTGCTGAGCGCTGTGTCGTCTGTACACAACGGTGGCCTGGGAGGTCTCTCTCAGGCCTTCTCCAATGCTGGCCTTGCCCTCAGCAACAGACACCCTACCATG GGAGGGAACCACCAGGAGGAGCCCACAGGCCTTCCTCCCAGCAGTACCCTGCTGCACGGTCACCACGCCTCCGGACCCCCACAGTCCACTGGACAACCAGAGGGCTTCACCA GTCTGCCAGGAAGTGTGGCCCGCTCCACACACTCGTCCAGCGGGTCGGACATCAAGCGGGAGGACAAGGAGGACGACGAGAACTCCTCCATCGCTGACAAGTCTGAGGACGAGAAGAAAGAAACCAAACGCATCAGAGCAAG AAAGGAGGCGTTGACCCTCCAGATCCTCTCTGGCCTCTCAGGCCTGTCAGACCCGGGAGATGA TCAAGAGGATGAGGATGACGAGGACCTTCCTCCTGAGGTAAAGGTAGAGCGTGAGAAAGAGCGGCGAGTGGCCAACAACGCCCGCGAGCGGCTGCGAGTGCGAGACATCAACGAGGCTTTCAAGGAGCTGGGCCGCATGTGCCAGCTGCACCTCAGCAACGACAAACCTCAGACCAAACTGCTCATCCTGCATCAAGCCGTCAACGTCATTCTCAACCTGGAGCAGCAAGTCAGAG AACGCAACCTGAACCCTAAAGCAGCTTGTCTGAAGCGACGGGAGGAGGAGAAAGTctctggggtggtgggggagtcCCCCATGCAGCTCTCAGGAGGCCACCCCGGCATGGGGGGAGATGGCCATAACCCAGTCAGCCATATGTAA
- the LOC115144886 gene encoding transcription factor E2-alpha-like isoform X5, with product MNEQPQQRMAAVGTQDKELNDLLDFSAMFAPPVANGKNRPTTLASSQFGGSALDERSSSGSWGPGEQNSPSFNQGRGYGDGSHYNEHEGLSSPFLSSGIGGKNERVPYSSFGGQPGFLPSDIAMPSPDSMSPSGLKSASQFYPGSYPNNPRRRPPDGQLDTQPKKIRKPPGLPSSVYASSSGDEYARDNGGYPGTKPGSVYPGSFYMQEGLHPSSDPWASSGPLGQSGYSAMLGNSPHIGQPGSFSAINPQDRMVRTTPHYNYPLHGSEVNGSLAPGFHSGSGSYNHTSSINGADSIMANRGTTAGSSGDEIGKALASIYPSDHNSNNFSSTPSTPVGSPQGIAGAASQWPRPSGQSALSPNYEGQLHALQNKMEDRLEEAIHVLRSHAVQGPPGLGGGAHSDMHSLLSAVSSVHNGGLGGLSQAFSNAGLALSNRHPTMGGNHQEEPTGLPPSSTLLHGHHASGPPQSTGQPEGFTSLPGSVARSTHSSSGSDIKREDKEDDENSSIADKSEDEKKETKRIRARKEALTLQILSGLSGLSDPGDDQEDEDDEDLPPEVKVEREKERRVANNARERLRVRDINEAFKELGRMCQLHLSNDKPQTKLLILHQAVNVILNLEQQVRERNLNPKAACLKRREEEKVSGVVGESPMQLSGGHPGMGGDGHNPVSHM from the exons ATGAACGAGCAGCCGCAGCAGAGAATGGCTGCAGTGGGAACACAAGACAAGGAACTCAACGACCTCCTGGATTTCAGTGCG ATGTTTGCACCACCTGTGGCTAATGGGAAGAACAGACCGACGACACTCGCTAGCAGTCAGTTTGGTGGATCAG CTCTGGACGAGCGCAGTAGCTCTGGATCCTGGGGCCCTGGAGAACAGAACAGCCCCTCCTTCAACCAAGGACGG GGCTACGGAGATGGCTCCCACTACAATGAGCATGAGGGCCTGTCATCTCCCTTCCTCAGTTCAGGAATCGGAG GTAAAAATGAGAGGGTACCATACTCTTCGTTTGGAGGCCAG CCTGGCTTCCTACCCAGTGACATCGCCATGCCCAGTCCAGATTCCATGTCCCCCTCTGGGCTAAAGTCTGCCTCTCAGTTCTACCCCGGATCGTACCCCAACAACCCCAGGAGGAGGCCTCCCGATGGCCAGCTAG ACACCCAACCGAAGAAGATCCGGAAACCCCCTGGCCTGCCTTCCTCG GTGTATGCCTCTTCCTCCGGGGATGAGTATGCCCGTGACAACGGAGGATATCCTGGCACCAAACCTGGCTCTGTCTACCCAGGCTCTTTTTACATGCAAG AGGGACTCCACCCCTCCTCTGACCCTTGGGCCTCCTCAGGACCTTTGGGTCAGTCTGGCTACTCTGCCATGCTGGGGAACTCTCCCCACATCGGCCAGCCCGGATCCTTCTCTGCCATCAACCCACAGGACAGGATGGTGAGGACAACCCCACACTAT AACTACCCTCTCCACGGCAGTGAGGTGAACGGCAGTCTCGCGCCCGGCTTCCACTCTGGGTCTGGGAGCTACAACCACACATCCTCCATCAACGGCGCAGACAGCATCATGG CCAATAGAGGCACCACTGCAGGGAGCTCAGGGGATGAGATTGGGAAGGCTCTTGCTTCA ATCTACCCCTCGGACCACAACAGTAACAACTtctcctccacaccctccaccccAGTGGGCTCACCCCAGGGAATTGCAG GAGCTGCATCTCAATGGCCAAGACCTTCAGGGCAGTCTGCCCTGTCACCCAACTATGAAGGGCAACTGCATGCCCTG CAGAACAAAATGGAGGACCGCCTGGAGGAGGCCATCCACGTGCTGCGTAGCCACGCTGTCCAAGGCCCTCCCGGCCTGGGAGGAGGAGCCCACTCTGACATGCACAGCCTGCTGAGCGCTGTGTCGTCTGTACACAACGGTGGCCTGGGAGGTCTCTCTCAGGCCTTCTCCAATGCTGGCCTTGCCCTCAGCAACAGACACCCTACCATG GGAGGGAACCACCAGGAGGAGCCCACAGGCCTTCCTCCCAGCAGTACCCTGCTGCACGGTCACCACGCCTCCGGACCCCCACAGTCCACTGGACAACCAGAGGGCTTCACCA GTCTGCCAGGAAGTGTGGCCCGCTCCACACACTCGTCCAGCGGGTCGGACATCAAGCGGGAGGACAAGGAGGACGACGAGAACTCCTCCATCGCTGACAAGTCTGAGGACGAGAAGAAAGAAACCAAACGCATCAGAGCAAG AAAGGAGGCGTTGACCCTCCAGATCCTCTCTGGCCTCTCAGGCCTGTCAGACCCGGGAGATGA TCAAGAGGATGAGGATGACGAGGACCTTCCTCCTGAGGTAAAGGTAGAGCGTGAGAAAGAGCGGCGAGTGGCCAACAACGCCCGCGAGCGGCTGCGAGTGCGAGACATCAACGAGGCTTTCAAGGAGCTGGGCCGCATGTGCCAGCTGCACCTCAGCAACGACAAACCTCAGACCAAACTGCTCATCCTGCATCAAGCCGTCAACGTCATTCTCAACCTGGAGCAGCAAGTCAGAG AACGCAACCTGAACCCTAAAGCAGCTTGTCTGAAGCGACGGGAGGAGGAGAAAGTctctggggtggtgggggagtcCCCCATGCAGCTCTCAGGAGGCCACCCCGGCATGGGGGGAGATGGCCATAACCCAGTCAGCCATATGTAA